The Rhinoderma darwinii isolate aRhiDar2 chromosome 9, aRhiDar2.hap1, whole genome shotgun sequence sequence GATCTCTGCATCAAGGCAGAACCAGGGACCCCAGAAAGCATTGGACGCCGGAGTCCCAGTGGATCTAGTGATAGTAGCGGACATGGGCCTGAGCCACAGGGTCCACGCTGCTGCAGAGGTGTTGATGATGAACAAGAAGATACCCCTGGAAGGGGAAAATATGTCCTAAACTCCATCCCTAAAAGGCTCTGCCTGGTGTGTGGTGATGTGGCATCTGGATACCATTATGGAGTTGCTTCTTGTGAAGCTTGTAAAGCTTTCTTCAAACGTACTATACAAGGTAAGGCTAGAACTGCAATCAGCAAATGTGGTGAATTAAAACACCAGCTGCTTAGTTTGATATGATCGGCATGGTGCCTTGTATCAGCTAGAGTCCCTTTCAACAGTTTCTTACAAGGTTGGGTTCCGATGTGGCAGACTTTTTCTGCAGCTAATCTGCAtgtattacatgcagattttgtttttttgcatttctaAGGGTGAAATCcaaggcaattccacatcctaatAGCATTCTACAGATTTTAAATGATACGGGATATATTGCGGATACAAATCTGCTATGTCGCAACATGGTCTACGGGAGACTGATTCGGTTTTAAAACTGAAAAGGCTGGAAATGGAAAGGAGGATGGTaaaagtagtatagtaatgtaggcaTTGCAGTAAAACTTAGTTCATTTTTTGTTTATACATGCAAAGTAAATTCTCTCGTATGGCCGCTCCTCGGACTAGTGGGGGCCCAACGGTGGGATCCCCACTCATAAGACATTTAGTCCATATCCATTTGTTAAGCCATAAAAGTAAATTGTGGGAAAATGCaattagaccttattcacacgacagggtttcccggccgttcataaaacggccgtcacgcggCCACATTAGGAACAATGGACCCCtaatgggactattcacacgaccgttttttttttgatggcccgggaaaGCCGGTTGTCAAAAAATGGGACTTTAACTATTTCCGGCcacctggctcccatagaagtctatggggccgggtaatacacggccatcactggaatgtgtcccgagtgacggccgtgtcttccgtcgctcgcgctctctctctctctctctctccttctcctcacagtgcgaagtgcatgtgaggaggaggagggtatttttttgctccctgtaggagtggaatccccagcttcggcaacgctgtggccggggattggggattccgcttcagaagtgcctggatGACACTGTGACGTCCGGCACTTCTGAaatggaatccccgaccctgtggccagtgtctctgttccaggagaagtctctgactttactgtccatatatggacattgaagtcagggacttctcctggaacggtggggctgtgtggcactgcctacaggggggctgtgtggcactgcctacaggggggcagtgtggcactgcctacaggggggcagtgtggcactgcctacaggggggcagtgtggcactgcctacaggggggcagtgtggcactgcctacaggggggcagtgtggcactgcctacaggggggcagtgtggcactgcctacaggggggcagtgtgtggcactgcctacaggggggcagtgtgtggcaaacaatttacaaatgaaattcatcagttttttaaaaaaacggacagggaaaaaaaacggatgcaaaacggtccaaaacagccgtttttatcagccgacactttggaccctgtcgtgtgaatagagccttaaggctgggttcacacgacctatttacaggcgtaaatgaggcgtattatgcctcgatttacgcctgaaaatacggccccaatacgtcggcaaacatctgcccattcatttgaatgggtttgccgacgtactgtgccgacgacctgtcattttacgcgtcgctgtcaaaagactacgcgtaaaatgactgcctcgtcaaagaagtgcaggacacttctttggacgtaatttgagccgtttttcattgaattcaatgaagaacagctccaaattacggccgtcaaagacgcctcgcaaaatgcgagcacgagcaattacgtctgaaattacggagcggttttctcttgaaaacagctccgtaatttcagacataatggtcgttatcgtgtgcacatacccttatagtacatATTGCACAATATCATGTGCACATCTTGTTTACGTTTAACCTTACAATAAAGTGTGCATTTAGAGGATTTCCACTTAAAAatgtccatattttttttttctttctttcatttCCATATTCATATATACATATTTCATCTTATGAGAAAAAAGCAAAGCAAACACCCAACCATAACCTGAGTAAAAACTATTATTATTTAGCTATCCTTTCTGCCCCTCCCTTctcactcaaaaaaaaaaaaagcgaatgATAACCGTTCTTCCAAATATCCTGAAATAATTGACCGCATCCTCCCGTCGTAGAAAATGAATATTGTTCAAAGTAACACTTTTTATAGAGTGACCTCTGGAGAGAATcgtaagaggatctgtcagctctcctagctCTCCTGACATTTCTTGTTTAGTTAAATACTTGTATTTACCATGaaaaaacaatgctggagcatcttttcttagaacttgacATTGTcattcctgttattcctcctggaaatgtatgaatgatAACTTTGTTTTATTCTCTTTGCCAGTTGGGTATGTACCTAAAcattctgacactgtccaatcacctTCCGTTCTAAATATTAGGCTTTCATAATGCCCAGAACCTACCTGCAGATCACATCCAAGAAAACAAATGATATTGTCAGTGGGGTTGAAGATATTTCTTTACTTATGTTACTTAACAAGGACTTCCTACCAGTATCTAAAAAGGTGTATCCAATGCCAAAAAAAACGTGGACCCGGCCCACATCTTTCTTGACAAGTAGAGAATTCGAAGTTCTGTTTGTATTGGTGGCGAATGATAACTGCTATGAATAAAGTGGCCGTATGGTTGTAAGTCAGAAGCTTGAGGTCAGTTAGGGTGGCATTTTCCTAGACACTTGCTTTATACAGTGAATAGGAAGTAGGTGTTTGAGCTGAGAAGTTCACCTGGCAATATACTAAATTCTCTTTGCACTTCCTTTCATAGGCAATATTGAGTACAGCTGTCCTGCCACAAACGAGTGTGAAATTACCAAACGAAGGCGGAAGGCATGCCAAGCTTGTCGTTTTACAAAGTGCCTCCGGGTGGGCATGCTTAAGGAAGGTGAGTTTGGAGCTTTTGTCTTTGTTTCTAGCTTGTCGTTATTGCTGTGTTTAGAAGAATCTCCTAGATTTTCACTATTGCTaagattttaattattttatgggAAAGTTATTCCCATCAAAATGTCTGTGTGTttcataaatgaaaaaaatattggtGTGTTCATGTGATCAGTCGATCTTTTGTGTCTCTGAATGGCTTGGTAGCGCATTCCTCTTTAACCCCCTACCCTCACaaggacgtaactgtatgtcctggtgAAAAGTTCTTCCCGTACCAGGACGTACAGTGACTGAGCGGTTCCCGGTGCTTGCTGTCCTAACGAActaggagatcagctgtccccgacaactGACACTCCCCTGTTGCTGGCCAGCGGAGAAACACTGGCGATTTTGGCATTTAAGAGGTTTATAGCAGATCGGCACCCACACAACACGATTGTAGGGGATTCAGACGGTTGGCATAGCAACTGGAGGCCTGACAGTGGCCTCTGGGTctgcatgtacggaagcctccagCAGGTCCTGTtagtgtcacactgacagctgtagtacattacactacttacgtagtgcaatgtattatagcagagaacagtgctgcaggtctacaagtcccctagtggacaaaaaaaagttaataaaaatgttaacaaaaaaaaacgctgctttttttttgctataataagtcttttattatcgggaaaaaatgaaaactttaaaagtgcacatatttggtatcgccgcgttcgtaacgacacaaactataaaactaatgttgtttttcccacatggtgaacactgcaaaatatagaataaaaagtgatcaaaaagtcgcatgtaatactaccaataaaaactacaacacgttacgcaaaaaaaagcccttatacagctttttttactgaaaaataaaaagttatgtctcccagaaaatggtgacacaaaaaatgtaattattaaaaaaaaaaagtgatttttattgtgcaaacgctgcaaaacatttaaaaaaaaactacagtgaaggaaacaagtatttgatcccttgctgattttgtaagtttgcccactgtcaaagacatgaacagtctagaatttttaggctaggttaattttaccagtgagagatagattatattaaaaaaaaatagaaaatcatattgtcaaaatgatatatatttatttgcattgtgcacagagaaataagtatttgttcccctaccaaccattaagagttcagcctcctccagaccagttacacgctccaaatcaacttggtgcctgcattaaagacagctcttacatggtcacctgtataaaagactcctgtccacagactcaattaatcagtctgactctaacctctacaacatgggcaagaccaaagagctttctaaggatgtcagggacaagatcatagacctgcacaaggctggaatgggctacaaaaccataagtaagacgctgggtgaggagacaactgttggtgcaatagtacgaaaatggaagacatacaaaatgactgtcaatcgacatcgatctggggctccatgcaaaatctcacctcgtggagtatccttgatcctgaggaaggtgagagctcagccgaaaactacacggggggaacttgttaaagaggctctgtcaccagattttgcaacccctatctgctattgcagcagataggcgctgcaatgtagattacagtaacgtttttattttttaaaaaacgagcatttttggccaagttatggccatttttgtatttatgcaaatgaggcttgcaaaagtacaactgggcgtgttgaaaagtaaaagtacaactgggcgtgtattatgtgcgtacatcggggcgttttgactacttttactagctgggcgttctgatgagaagtatcatccacttctcttcacaacgcccagcttctggcagtgcagatctgtgacgtcactcacaggtcctgcatcgtgtcggccacatcggcaccagaggctacagttgattctgcaacagcatcagcgtttgcaggtaagtagctacatcgatttacctgcaaacgctgatgctgctgcagaatcatctgtagcctctggtgccgatgtgtcctcgctcgtctgacgcgatgcaggacctggggaagtgacgtcacagcgtgatctctcgaacacggctgtgtctgcactgccagaagctgggcgttctgaagagaagtggatgatacttctcgtcagaaagcccagctagtaaaagtagtaaacacgccccgatgtaacgaacacaatacacgcccagttgtacttttacttttcaacacgcccagttgtacttttgcaagcctcatttgcagaaatacaaaaatggtcataacttggccaaaaatgctcgttttttaaaaataaaaacgttactgtaatctacattgcagcgcctatctgctgtaatagcagataggggttgcaaaatctggtgaccgcctctttaatgatctcaaggcagctgggaccacagtcaccaagaaaaccattggtcacacattacgccgtaatggattaaaatcctgcagtgcccgcaaggtccccctgctcaagaaggcccgtctgaagtacagccccgtctgaagtttgcaaatgaacatctggataattctgagagtgattgggagaaggtgctgtggtcaggtaagactaaaattgagctctttggcattaactcaactcgccgtgtttggatgaagagaaatgctgcctatgacccaaagaacacagtccccactgtcaagcatggaggtggaaacattatgttttgggggtgtttctctgctaagggcacaggactacttcaccgcatcaatgggagaatggatggagccatgtaccgtcaaatcctgagtgataacctccttccctccaccaggacattaaaaatggctcgtggctgggtcttccagcacgacaatgacccgaaacatacagccaaggcaacaaaggagtggctcaaaaagaagcacattaaggtcatggagtggcctagccagtctccagaccttaatcccatcgaaaacttatggagggagctgaagatccgagttgccaagcgacagcctcgaaatcttaatgatttacagatgatctgcaaagaggagtgggccaaaattccatctaacatgtgtgcaaacatcatcatcaactacaaaaaacatctgactgctgtgcttgccaacaagggttttgccaccaagtatttagtcttgtttgccaaagggatcaaatacttatttctctgtgcacaatgcaaataaatatatataattttgactatgtgattttctcgttttttttaaatataatctatctctcactggtaaaattaacctagcctaaaaattctagactgttcatgtctttgagacagtgggcaaacttacaaaatcagcaagggatcaaatacttatttccttcactgtatatacatatggtatcgccggaattgtaccaaccagcagaataaagtaaaatagtcgtttatagcgcacggtgaacactaacaaaaaataaatagacaTTCTTAGAATTGCTGATTCTTGGTCAGCTtggttgccaaaaaattgaataaaaagtgataaaaaaaatcacatgtaccccaaaatggtaccaatgaaaactacagattctcctgcaacaaataagctcttacacagctccattggagaaaaaataaagaagctctggctctcagaatatggtgacctcaaaatgtgcagtgttcgaaaagcggataagatttatcagtgcgacactggccacacactgCGGACTAttaattatttaccccattattataccctcttattatgccctgatgtattctgcacagattacatatacccccacataataaactgaaataccagtagaacccaaacagaacaactctgcgctccaaaagccaaatggcgctccttcccttctgaaccctacaatgtgcccaaacagcagtttatgtccacatatatagtCTCGGTTTACCACAGCACATACAAAACAGAAGTAAAATTAATTTCTTCAATATAAATTGATTTATTGGACTATATCTGGAATGTCTGGCAGACGCCCACATACAACCTCCCCACATATACAGTGACAAAGGCCGTGGATTGGCCGAAATGTCAATAAATTAAGTCCCCTCTTTCACATGTTTCTGAAAGATTGTCTTTTCTTTATGAAATTATGTATGAAATACAGCTACAAATGAAAcaataaatgtatttatattgaaAAATtattctaagggctcattcagatgaatgtgcataacgtccgtgtgctgtgcatggagatcatgtgcagcacacggacccattgatttcaatggggccgttcacacatgcaggagttttcacgcagcgagagtctgttgcgtgaaactcactgcatgtcctatattgcagATGCGTGATTTGCAcaccaattcaattgaaaataataataataataataaaaaaaaaaaaaagatgttctttgtgagtggcatgcgttatcacgcacactgatgcataacggacgCGCATGAATctgaattgaatttttttttttttcagtttctcagtacattgtatagtacttTTAAACGGTgccgatagaaactacaactcctcctgcaaaaaataggcCTTCAcaccactacattgatggaaaaacgaaaaagtttTGGCTCATCGAACGCGGGGAGTgttaaacaaaaatgaaaaagttaaaaatggctgtcttgaaagggttaattaatttataatgaaaaaaacacctgtggggtcaaaatacttgctactcgccttaaggggtgtagtttccaaaataggggccgCTATTTGGGGGTtaattttactatttgacctcagggcctcccatgcgcatgttgctcttcacttatgagccctgtcatatgtccaggcaaatgctaaatgccatgaggggtgtattttccaatatggggtcacttcttgggggcttccgctttactctggtacctcaggggttttgcaaatgcaacatggagcccaaaaaacaatccagaaaaatctgcatgccaaagagCACTCCTgtcattctgagccctgcagcttgtccaaacagcagtttatgaccacatgaggGGTAtagccgtattcgggagaaattgctttacaaatgttgggcggctttttctcctttatctcttgtgaaaatagaaaaattcaacgttttagtgggaacaatgttgatattcattttcacagcctaattctaataaattctgcaaaagacttgtggggtctaaatgctcactatacccctagattgattccttaaggggtgttgtttcccaaatgtcgtcacttttggggtttccactgttttggtccctccatggggctttgcaaatgtgacatgactacCAAaagccattccagctaaatttgagctccaaaagccaaatggtgctccttccattctgagccctgccgtgtgtccaaacagcagtttattaccacatatggggtattgccgtgctccgaAGAgtctgctttacaaatattggggtgctttttctcctttattgtgaaaatggacaaatctgagctaaaactacattttattagaaaaaacattttcattttcatggcctaattctactaaattcaacaaaaaaacctgtgggatcaaaatgctcactatacccattgatttcttgagggctgtagtttcccaaatggggtctcttttgggggggggggggatttccagtgttttggtccctcaggggctttgcaaatgcgacatggcacccaaaaaccattctagcaaaacttgagctccaaaagcctaatggcgctacttcctttatgagccctgccgtgtcccaacagcagtttattaccacatatagggtattgccgtaatcgggagaaattgcttttcaaatgttggggtgctttttctcctcttatgccttgtaaaaattgataatttctacgttttattggaaaaaatatagattttaatttttctggtctcattacactaaattcagcaaaacacctgtggggtaaaactgccCACTCTACCCCTCTTTttaggggtgtttccactgttctggcaccacaagacctcttcaaacctgacatggtgcctaaattatattctaataaaaaggaggccccaaaatccactaggtgctcctttgctactgaggcctttgcttcaggccattaccacactagggccacatgtgagatatttcttaaaattgcagaatctgggtaataaatattgagttgtatttctctgtttaaaatcttctgtgttacagattttttttttattaaaatggattCTTTACGTatgaatttcacctccactttgctttaattcctgtgaattgcctaaggggttaagagcctTTTTATATGCTGTTTTAaaaactttgatgggtgcagtttttttaaaattgggtgacttatggggggtttctaaaatatgaggccctcaaagccatttcaggactgaactggtccctaaaaaatgagttttggaaattttcttgaaaatgtgagaaatagctgctaaagttctaagccttgtaacgtcctggaaatataaaaattttaacataaagtaggcatatgggaaatgttaactagtaactattttgtgtggtattgctttcTGTATTacaagtagggatgtcacgataccagaatttggacttcaataccgatactttgtgtagtattgcgatttcgataccaaaacgatactttgtcaacattaaagaggctctgtcaccacattataagtgccctatctcctacataaggagatcggcgctataatgtaggtgacagtaatactttttatttaaaaaaacaatattttttcacaacgttaggagcgattttggtttatgctaatgagctttcttaatgctcaagtgggcgtacttttactttcgaccaagtgggcgttgtacagaggagtgcatgacgctgaccaatcggcatcatgacgttgacgggccgcattactttcgagtttgatacaatacaaaattattgttaatcaattcgttgtTTGAACTACTGTaaaaatactgcattactataacaatactacattattataatactacattactataacaatactacattactataataatagcgctaggtttaaacttaacggaaatttgcgagtttactccacgtgcttattttaacaatccagtgttGCTAAttgcaggggctccctctaggagtggactcCCCAGCCAGTTGGTTGACGACAATTCAGCCGGGGATCCTCCATAGACCGTGACGCCAGGGGATCCTGGACCGGAATTTGATGtcaggcaaccccagagccggagtcccatttAAGAGCAGtggactagtataggctctgctttagaactctggggaagcccctgacatcactgtccatatatggacagtgatatcaaaggCAACTccagagctctgcccgggactccatctctgctcctgacatcacttgtccatatatggacagtaatgtcaggggcttgctcagagtaagagtcccagagcagtgcgctagtataagctcttcTCCGGAATTCCTGCTCTTGGGAAACCCCTATAATGTGTCAGGGGCTTAGTCATTCGCCGACacactcctccttcggcctgctctcgcctctcctgagggagctacggtgccacgggccacagatgaccgcctcaggggccgcatgcagcccgtgATCTGCGTGTTTGAAACCCCTGATATATGGTATCCCAGTATCTAAAGTGATAGTCAGCAGGTTTTACAGAAGGACTTTTTTCATTCTGACTTGCAGGGGTTCGTTTAGACCGTGTAAGAGGGGGTCGGCAGAAATATAAGAGAAGACCAGATGGAGACATCCTACAATATACACCAGGAGGACAACAATCCCAGCAAAGTACAACAAGTGTAGTCAAGAAACAAGGTAAGAACTTCGTCTGAACTGTCACTGCACTTATTTAGTCATACATTAGGTGAGGTGCATTTTACTGCAGTTCCCTAatatgtacttttttcttttattgctcgctttcTTCTTTCTATGTTCATCTGACGGCCGTGGATGGCGTATTTGTAATGCTCCTAAATATCTCTTTAGTGTTGGGGCATGGCTGTAGGCGACATCGTACTGCTTCTCCTTATATTTGATCATGTTCATTCAGTAGACTGACCTTTTGTGTTTTCTGCTCTTTAGTACCAGTGAACACTGTAGTATCACATTTGCTGGTGGCAGAGCCAGATAAGCTGTTTGCTATGCCCGACCCATCACTTCCCGATGGCTACCTGAAGTCCATGAGCACGTTGTGTGACCTTGCAGATCGAGAGATTGTCATTATTATCAGCTGGGCCAAGAACATCCCAGGTGTGTGAGTAGTATCACTGACTGTGTATGATGGTAATCTCACTCCTAGGTAAACCTCGTGATTTCTATGATTCAATAGTTGTCTGTACCCATCTGTACCTTTCACAGGGAAAAAGGGCTTTTCAGTTTTAAGTAAATAAAGCTTTATCATTGTATAATAAAGgtcctgcaactttctaatgtgtttcaattcctccctgctttccagatctctgcttgctatgagTGAATTGGAACATTTTTGTATATCTggagacaggggcgtagctaaaggctcatgggtcctggtgcaagaattcagcttgggtcccctcctacccctccccaacaccactagACCCCTGTGCACgcttatgcccagccgccttgcccgacagaccccatgaatgtcttcacagtataatgccccatagctggcacatacagtataatgcccccatagctgctccatacagtataatgccgcctatacagtataatgccctccatggctgccacatacaatataatttcccatacagtataatgccgcccatacagtataatgcccccatagctgtcgcatacagtataatgccccccatgcagtataatgccccctatagctgtcccatacagtataatgccccccttaactgtcctatatagtataatgccacccatagagtataatgctccctcagcagctaccatatgagccccccccctcccatacccagtataatgtccccatatgtatgtacctaatagaaaaataataacataattacttacctatccccgttcccacgacgggttaaggagatccttctcctcctctgcactgtgctgtgagcgaCTGGGCGCCTCCCTGAACCGAGCAGCTcgtggcacagtgaatgctggagcaaggctccagcattgaactgaatctgcgtcctgaggactcaAATACAGTTGAAAGCACGACctgcgggccccccaggcttaggagcCCGgtcgcaacccctatagctacgccactgtctgaGAATAACTAAACGTCTG is a genomic window containing:
- the ESRRA gene encoding steroid hormone receptor ERR1, giving the protein MSSRDRRPDLCIKAEPGTPESIGRRSPSGSSDSSGHGPEPQGPRCCRGVDDEQEDTPGRGKYVLNSIPKRLCLVCGDVASGYHYGVASCEACKAFFKRTIQGNIEYSCPATNECEITKRRRKACQACRFTKCLRVGMLKEGVRLDRVRGGRQKYKRRPDGDILQYTPGGQQSQQSTTSVVKKQVPVNTVVSHLLVAEPDKLFAMPDPSLPDGYLKSMSTLCDLADREIVIIISWAKNIPGFSSLSLSDQMSLLQSVWMEVLLLGVVFRSLPYEDEVVFAEDFVLDEESSHSARLTDLCSCVLHLVRKYRALRVEREEYVMLKALTLTNSDSVHIEDPDAVLRLRDALQEALSEYESSRHPEEPCRDGKLLLTLPLLRQTAGRVLQHFHALREEGTVPMHKLFLEMLEAMMD